The following coding sequences lie in one Spinacia oleracea cultivar Varoflay chromosome 1, BTI_SOV_V1, whole genome shotgun sequence genomic window:
- the LOC110805550 gene encoding protein transport protein SEC31 homolog B: MASIKSVNRSATVAMSPDSEYFAAGTMAGAVDLAFSSSSHLEIFKLDFTSDDQDIPAVAESPSSERFNRLSWGKNGSNSEEYSMGLIAGGLVDGNIGLWNPLPLISSEASGNAVVGQLTQHTGPVRGLEFNALQPNLLASGADDGEICIWDLTSPNEPRHPPPLQGTGSAPQNEISYLSWNKKVPVILASTSYNGQTVIWDLRRQKAVISFYPDSNKRGSVLQWHPETTTQLVVASDDDSSPSLKFWDMRNTMSPVREFTGHTKGVISMAWCPSDSSYLLTCAKDNRTICWDTVTGKIVTELPASTNWNFDVHWYPKIPGVISASSFDGKIGLYNVEACNRYGLSETDGAAPLRAPKWYKRPVGVSFGFGGKLVSFHSKAAPAGAVGGASEVYVHSVVTEDSLVSRSAEFEAAIKNGERSSLRVLCEKKSQESESEDDRETWGFLKVMFEDDGTARSKLLAHLGFSVPENVKETVQDDLSQQVDSLVLEDNGADKEGSVVEKEAAPFSFDTGEDFFNNLPSPKAETPVSSASNNFVVEAVPSEEPRQTESDGLEGSTDPAFDDAVQRALVVGDYKEAVSLCVSANKMADALVIAHVGGASLWESTRDRYLKTSQLPYLKVVSAMVNHDLMSHVNTRPLKSWKETLALVCTFAQGEEWTLLCDALASKLVAAGNTLAATLCYICAGNIDKTVEIWSYCLSAESEGKPYVDRLQDLMEKTIVFALASGQKRFSSFLGKLVEKYAEILASQGQLSTAMEFLKLLGEDISPELVILRDCIALSSQPENEVEKTLAYENSQVSSDSVYGANPGSYAQQYYQDTATAHNQPGAGPVHYGGNYQQSYAYASPTPYQSTTPAPYQSTTPAPYQSTPTHYQSTTPTHYQPTTQPQLFVPSQSQQVPQPNFPPPVSAQPAVRPFVPTPAPVLRNAEQYQQQAPTLGSHLYPGSTNNSYQSGPPGPGSFGTIPSQAGIIPGQRMPQVVAPTPNPRGFMPVHSPSGASHRPGMVSTQPSSPTQSAPAQTAVEPPAPPPTVQTVDTSNVPAHQRPVIATLTRLFNETSEALGGARANLAKKREIEDNSKKLGALFAKLNSGDISKNAADKLVQLCQALDNGDFSTALQTQVLLTTSEWDECSYWLGNLKRMIKTRQNVRL; this comes from the exons ATGGCGTCAATTAAGAGCGTCAACAGATCGGCAACGGTGGCGATGTCGCCGGATTCGGAGTATTTCGCCGCGGGAACAATGGCGGGTGCTGTCGATCTGGCCTTTAGCTCCTCCTCTCACCTCGAGATTTTCAAACTCGATTTCACTTCAGATGATCAAGATATTCCCGCCGTTGCTGAATCTCCCAGCTCCGAGAGGTTCAATCGCCTTTCTTGGGGCAAGAATGGATCTAATTCTGAAGAGTATTCCATGGGTCTAATTGCTGGTGGCCTCGTCGATGGCAATATCGGTCTTTGGAATCCTCTTCCTTTGATTAG CTCTGAAGCAAGTGGTAATGCAGTTGTTGGACAGTTGACACAGCATACAGGGCCT GTTCGTGGTTTGGAATTCAATGCGCTTCAGCCAAACTTGCTTGCTTCTGGAGCTGATGATGGAGAGATTTGCATATGGGATTTGACATCACCAAACGAGCCTCGTCACCCCCCTCCTCTTCAG GGTACTGGTTCAGCTCCCCAAAATGAAATTTCTTACTTGTCTTGGAATAAAAAGGTTCCAGTTATCTTGGCTTCTACTTCATACAATGGGCaaactg TTATTTGGGATTTGAGGAGGCAGAAGGCGGTTATCAG TTTTTATCCAGATTCAAACAAAAGAGGCTCTGTTTTACAGTGGCATCCTGAAACAACAACTCAACTGGTTGTTGCATCAGATGATGATAGTTCACCTTCTCTTAAG TTTTGGGATATGAGGAATACGATGTCACCCGTGAGAGAGTTTACAGGGCACACAAAAG GTGTAATTTCAATGGCATGGTGCCCCAGCGACAGCTCCTACTTGCTGACATGTGCCAAGGATAACCGTACGATTTGTTGGGATACTGTTACTGGAAAG ATAGTCACCGAATTGCCTGCTAGCACTAACTGGAACTTTGATGTACACTGGTATCCAAAGATACCAGGGGTCATATCAGCGTCTTCGTTTGATGGAAAAATCGGGCTGTACAATGTTGAG GCTTGCAATCGTTATGGGCTTTCAGAAACAGATGGTGCCG CACCTTTGAGAGCTCCAAAATGGTATAAAAGACCAGTGGGTGTTTCTTTTGGTTTCGGAGGAAAGCTTGTTTCATTCCATTCAAAAGCCGCCCCTGCTGGTGCTGTAGGAGGAGCTTCAGAG GTTTATGTCCATAGCGTGGTAACAGAGGATAGTTTGGTGAGTCGTTCAGCTGAGTTTGAAGCTGCCATCAAAAATGGAGAAAGATCTTCTTTGAGAGTTTTATGtgaaaagaaatcacaagagtCTGA GTCTGAAGATGATAGAGAAACCTGGGGCTTCTTGAAAGTTATGTTTGAAGATGACGGAACAGCAAGATCTAAGCTTCTTGCACATCTAGGTTTCAGTGTGCCAGAGAATGTGAAAGAGACTGTTCAAGATGATTTATCTCAGCAAGTTGATTCCCTTGTGCTTGAGGACAATGGTGCAGATAAGGAGGGCTCTGTTGTTGAAAAGGAAGCTGCTCCTTTCTCTTTCGACACTGGGGAAGACTTCTTTAATAATCTTCCTAGTCCTAAAGCCGAGACACCAGTTTCAAGTGCTAGCAACAACTTTGTTGTAGAAGCTGTACCAAGTGAGGAGCCGAGACAAACCGAATCTGATGGACTTGAAGGGAGTACTGATCCAGCATTTGATGATGCAGTTCAGCGTGCCTTGGTAGTTGGAGATTACAAGGAGGCAGTTTCTCTATGTGTCTCTGCAAATAAGATGGCTGATGCTCTTGTAATTGCTCATGTCGGGGGTGCTTCTTTGTGGGAAAGTACTCGTGATCGGTACCTGAAGACGAGTCAGCTGCCTTATCTCAAG GTTGTTTCTGCAATGGTGAATCATGACCTCATGAGCCATGTGAACACTAGACCCCTAAAATCATGGAAGGAGACATTGGCTCTTGTTTGCACT TTTGCCCAAGGAGAGGAGTGGACTCTGCTTTGTGATGCTCTTGCATCGAAACTCGTGGCTGCTGGGAACACATTGGCTGCAACTCTTTGTTACATCTGTGCTGGGAATATCGACAAAACTGTGGAGATATGGTCATATTGTTTGTCAGCAGAGTCCGAGGGAAAGCCGTATGTTGATCGCCTACAG GATTTGATGGAGAAGACAATTGTTTTTGCCTTAGCCTCTGGGCAGAAGCGGTTTAGTTCTTTCTTGGGTAAGCTGGTTGAAAAATATGCTGAAATTTTGGCCAGTCAAGGGCAATTGTCTACAGCAATGGAATTCTTAAAGCTTTTGGGGGAAGATATATCTCCTGAGCTTGTCATCTTGAGAGACTGCATTGCATTATCTTCACAACCAG AGAATGAAGTAGAAAAGACTCTGGCTTATGAGAATTCACAAGTGTCTTCTGATTCTGTGTATGGTGCTAATCCTGGCAGTTATGCTCAACAGTATTACCAG GATACTGCGACAGCTCATAACCAGCCAGGTGCTGGTCCTGTCCATTATGGCGGGAATTATCAGCAGTCCTATGCATATGCATCCCCCACACCTTACCAGTCAACGACTCCTGCACCTTACCAGTCAACGACTCCTGCACCTTACCAGTCAACTCCCACACATTATCAGTCAACAACTCCCACACATTATCAGCCAACAACACAACCCCAGTTATTTGTTCCGTCTCAATCACAACAGGTTCCCCAG CCAAACTTTCCTCCACCTGTCAGTGCTCAACCTGCTGTTAGGCCATTTGTCCCAACTCCTGCCCCAGTCTTGAGAAATGCGGAGCAATATCAGCAGCAGGCTCCAACATTGGGTTCTCATCTTTATCCA GGATCAACTAACAATAGTTATCAATCTGGGCCACCAGGACCTGGTTCATTTGGCACTATACCATCTCAAGCAGGGATTATCCCTGGTCAAAGGATGCCCCAAGTTGTGGCACCTACCCCAAATCCACGGGGGTTTATGCCGGTGCATAGTCCTAGCGGTGCTTCTCACAGACCTGGGATGGTTTCAACACAACCATCAAGTCCTACTCAGTCTGCACCAGCACAGACTGCTGTTGAACCTCCAGCTCCCCCGCCAACAGTCCAGACTGTTGATACTTCAAATGTGCCTG CACACCAGAGGCCTGTTATTGCTACATTGACAAGGCTATTCAATGAGACATCAGAAGCACTTGGCGGTGCTCGTGCAAACCTTGCCAAGAAGAGGGAAATAGAAGATAATTCAAAGAAGTTGGGTGCTTTGTTTGCAAAGCTCAACTCTGGAGACATATCTAAGAATGCTGCTGACAAGCTTGTTCAACTGTGCCAGGCTTTAGATAATGGTGATTTTAGCACTGCTTTACAAACCCAG gTACTCCTTACTACAAGTGAATGGGACGAGTGTAGCTACTGGCTAGGGAACCTAAAGAGAATGATTAAGACGAGGCAGAATGTCAGATTATGA